In Anaerolineales bacterium, a genomic segment contains:
- a CDS encoding isoleucine--tRNA ligase → MKFKPVSSRVDIQALEGEQLAFWREKKVFERTRTERESGKRYVFYEGPPTANGRPGIHHVMARSFKDLFPRYHIMKGEYVLRKGGWDTHGLPVEIEVEKELGINHKREIEAYGIAEFNKKCRESVLRYLEDWERLTERMGFWVSLEDAYVTFKNEYIESVWWILKQFFDKDLLFQDYKTVPYCARCGTPLSSHEISDAYEDVDDPSVFVRFRLKDEPNTAFLVWTTTPWTLPGNVALAVGREVDYVLVEGPAQYGAEGETERLILAKALMGKALKKPELYTVVREMKGADLLGKHYEPLYTFLPVTADYAYVVDGSHFVSTEDGSGIVHIAPAFGQDDMEMGKANRLPTLLTVKADGAFVDAVTPWAGVWVKDADPQIIKELRGRKLLFRAETYRHPYPFCWRCKSPLLYYARETWYIRTTQFRDELVGLNDTIHWTPDHIRDGRFGMWLANNRDWALGRERYWGTPLPVWVCDNPECKHKECVGGAKELSAKVGRDLSDLDLHRPYVDEVTWTCAACSTGTMRRVPELIDVWFDSGAMPFAQWGYPHGGEAANKLFEEQFPADYICEAIDQTRGWFYSLHAISTLLMGSVAYKNVICLGHLLDEHGKKMSKSKGNVVDPWSILNKQGADTARWYMYTSAPPGDSRRFSGKLVDEVISGFYLTLWNTYSFFVTYANLDFADVRDMLRETVPLRARDELDRWILGELNTLIRTVTQAYETYDVTGCTRPIETFVDDLSNWWLRRSRRRFWQDSSDAQHTAKRAAYQTLYECLVGVARLLAPAMPFLAEALYRGLVTDLDPTAADSVHLTAWLTPNESVIDQTLLDEMRLIKRLVSLGHAARNSVNLKVRQPLAEASFGVRTAAEAAALRRMAHTVGEELNVKAVHVLDDSATGMMVSYVLNPLPVKLGKRLGKHFPAVQKTLREGDAASVTAWATALLKGQNVTLAVNGASVEVTPDEVEVLRRAAEGFTVAEENGYVAALQTALTEALILEGLAREVVRRVNTMRRDADYGLSDTITVSYTASAKVRQALAQFGTYISDEVQATALTESTAPSGDRVETFDFDGESVTLAVKRAG, encoded by the coding sequence TACGTTCTGCGCAAGGGTGGTTGGGATACGCACGGGCTGCCCGTTGAGATCGAGGTAGAGAAAGAACTCGGCATCAACCACAAGCGCGAGATCGAGGCGTATGGCATTGCCGAATTCAACAAAAAGTGCCGCGAAAGCGTTCTGCGCTACCTTGAGGATTGGGAACGCCTGACGGAACGGATGGGATTCTGGGTCTCTTTGGAGGATGCTTACGTCACCTTCAAGAACGAGTACATCGAATCCGTGTGGTGGATTCTGAAGCAGTTCTTTGATAAGGACTTGCTCTTTCAGGATTACAAAACCGTCCCCTACTGCGCCCGCTGCGGGACTCCGCTGAGCAGCCACGAAATCTCGGACGCCTATGAAGATGTAGACGATCCCTCGGTGTTCGTCCGCTTTCGGCTGAAAGATGAGCCGAACACTGCCTTCCTTGTCTGGACGACGACCCCCTGGACGCTCCCCGGCAATGTCGCCCTTGCCGTCGGGCGGGAGGTTGATTATGTCCTTGTTGAGGGACCGGCGCAGTATGGCGCAGAAGGCGAGACAGAACGCCTGATCTTGGCAAAGGCGCTCATGGGGAAGGCGCTCAAAAAGCCAGAGTTGTACACGGTTGTTCGGGAAATGAAGGGTGCAGACCTTCTAGGCAAGCACTACGAGCCGCTGTATACCTTCCTCCCCGTCACGGCGGATTACGCCTATGTGGTGGATGGATCGCACTTCGTCAGCACCGAGGATGGGTCGGGCATTGTCCATATTGCCCCCGCTTTTGGTCAGGACGATATGGAAATGGGCAAGGCAAACCGGCTGCCGACGCTGCTCACGGTGAAAGCGGATGGGGCGTTTGTGGATGCGGTAACGCCCTGGGCGGGCGTCTGGGTGAAGGATGCCGATCCACAGATCATCAAAGAACTGCGCGGGCGAAAACTGTTGTTTCGGGCAGAGACGTACCGCCACCCCTACCCGTTCTGTTGGCGGTGCAAATCGCCCCTACTCTACTATGCCCGTGAGACGTGGTATATTCGCACGACCCAGTTCCGCGATGAACTGGTCGGCTTGAACGATACAATCCACTGGACGCCTGACCACATCCGCGATGGGCGTTTTGGGATGTGGCTGGCAAACAACCGCGATTGGGCATTGGGGCGCGAACGCTATTGGGGGACGCCGCTTCCCGTCTGGGTGTGTGATAACCCTGAGTGCAAGCACAAGGAATGTGTTGGCGGGGCAAAGGAACTCAGCGCGAAGGTTGGGCGCGACCTGAGCGATCTTGACCTTCACCGCCCCTATGTTGATGAGGTGACATGGACATGTGCGGCGTGCAGTACGGGGACGATGCGCCGCGTCCCAGAACTGATCGATGTCTGGTTCGATTCAGGGGCGATGCCCTTTGCCCAGTGGGGCTACCCACACGGCGGCGAGGCGGCGAACAAACTCTTTGAAGAACAGTTCCCGGCAGATTACATCTGCGAGGCAATCGATCAGACACGCGGCTGGTTCTACAGTCTGCACGCCATCTCAACACTGCTGATGGGCAGTGTCGCTTACAAAAATGTGATCTGTTTGGGGCATCTTTTGGACGAACACGGGAAGAAAATGTCCAAGAGCAAGGGCAACGTGGTTGATCCTTGGTCGATCCTCAATAAGCAGGGGGCGGACACCGCCCGCTGGTATATGTACACAAGCGCCCCGCCGGGGGATAGCCGCCGCTTTTCGGGGAAACTTGTCGATGAGGTGATCAGCGGCTTTTACCTGACGCTGTGGAACACCTATAGTTTCTTCGTCACCTATGCCAACCTTGATTTCGCCGATGTGCGCGATATGCTGCGGGAAACTGTCCCCCTCCGCGCCCGTGATGAACTGGATCGTTGGATTTTAGGGGAGTTGAACACGCTCATCAGAACCGTCACACAGGCGTATGAGACCTACGATGTGACGGGCTGCACGCGCCCCATCGAAACATTCGTGGATGACCTCTCGAATTGGTGGCTGCGCCGTTCCCGCCGCCGTTTCTGGCAAGATTCCAGCGACGCGCAACATACGGCGAAACGTGCCGCCTATCAGACGCTCTATGAATGCCTGGTGGGAGTGGCGCGGCTGCTTGCTCCGGCAATGCCTTTCCTTGCCGAGGCGCTCTATCGCGGCTTGGTCACCGATCTGGATCCAACGGCGGCGGACAGCGTTCATCTGACGGCATGGCTGACGCCCAACGAATCGGTGATCGATCAGACGCTGCTGGACGAGATGCGGCTGATCAAACGTCTTGTCAGCCTCGGACACGCAGCCCGAAACAGCGTCAATCTGAAGGTGCGCCAACCGCTTGCCGAAGCCTCGTTTGGCGTGCGCACGGCGGCAGAAGCAGCCGCGCTGCGTCGCATGGCGCACACAGTGGGCGAAGAACTGAACGTGAAAGCAGTCCATGTCTTGGACGACTCTGCTACGGGAATGATGGTCAGCTATGTCCTGAACCCGCTCCCAGTGAAACTAGGGAAACGGTTGGGCAAGCACTTTCCGGCGGTGCAAAAGACACTCCGCGAGGGGGACGCTGCCAGCGTCACAGCATGGGCAACCGCGCTGCTTAAGGGGCAAAATGTCACCCTCGCCGTGAATGGCGCCTCGGTGGAGGTGACCCCCGATGAAGTGGAAGTGCTGCGGCGGGCGGCAGAGGGCTTTACCGTTGCTGAGGAAAACGGCTATGTGGCGGCACTTCAAACGGCGCTCACCGAGGCATTGATCCTCGAAGGGTTGGCGCGGGAGGTTGTGCGGCGGGTGAATACGATGCGCCGTGATGCCGACTATGGCTTGAGCGATACAATCACCGTCAGCTACACGGCAAGCGCGAAGGTGCGCCAAGCCTTAGCCCAGTTTGGGACGTATATTTCCGACGAAGTGCAGGCGACAGCCCTGACAGAAAGCACTGCCCCCAGTGGAGATCGCGTTGAGACCTTTGACTTTGACGGCGAAAGCGTGACACTGGCAGTCAAACGTGCCGGATAG